The genomic DNA TTTACGCCAAAAATGATGCTCAGAGACTAAAAGCTACATTTCTCTCTGTATGCAAACTGTGGTGCTGAAGTGGATAAAAACGGTGGCAAACTGCGGTAGTTGGCGGTCGGTGTGTGTCGGAACAGGCTTGTTAGTAGTGACTGCGGCGTCGCACAGTGAATGCGTAATGAGAGCAAGAGCTGCTGTGGGAAGCTGCTCACACCGGTTTAGGCcggtctcctcctgctggagtcTGCCGGTTTGACTGACAGCTCTGCACTTGTTTACCAcacggctgctgctgctagggGGAGGGAGTGCTGAGCTGGCAGAAGCACAACCGGCCTGTCGACCCAGCTCTTCAAAATGCActcttgttttaaataaaaaatattttttacattttatgagcAATTTGACTATGCTcaaatctcctctcctctctctggaaaaaaaaaagatgctcaCTTGTTTTTCCAgagatgaatggaaaacacattGGTCCTTTGACAGATTAGGGTTTTATTGTTGCCCCATATAGCTCAGTTTCCCCCATAATAGCTGATGTATTTCCATCATATGGCATCTCTGGGATGTAGCTTTTGTTCTTGCACGCTCAGTTTCTGGCACCTCAAACAACTTCTTTTGGTGTGCTCTTAGTCTTGCTGCTCATCTCTCAATacattactttattttttacgGACAGATAATGATAGTAAAATCCGTTtattctctctttgtctccccCACCCTGTGTTTTTGGTATGACTTTCAGATGCCTTCGTAGAGCATTTTGCCCAGGTATGGTATACATGTGTTTGGAATATTGTCCTCCTTGTTTTTCAGACGATGACAACTCGGAGGAAGGACTCACCACTATCCATTCAGGAAGACATGAGTATGCATTCAGCCTCGAGCTTCCACAGACGTAAGTGTCTTGATACTACAACTTGAGTCAGAGATTAAATACCCTATGTGAGCTTTTGACAGTTAATATAATCTcttcttttttcctcttctttcctGTAGACCTCTGGCTACCTCTTTCGAAGGGAAGCATGGCAGTGTGCGCTATTGGGTAAAGGCAGAACTCCACAGGCCATGGCTCCTGCCCATGAAGACCAAGAAGGAATTTACAGTTTTTGAGCACATTGACATCAACACTCCATTATTGCTGGTAAGTTTATAATATGTCTTTCAATTGGCTGAGTCGTTGTACTTGGTGAGACTCAGTCTGAATGCATAGCAGGAACAGAGTAGTCTGTACATTATTATCAACCATTTTTGTGGTGGggaatatgaagaaaaaaaatctccagATATTTGCTAACGTACAGTTTTCTTTGTCCTTAAGTCACCACAGGCCGGCACGAAAGACAAGACGCTTTGCTGTTGGTTCTGCACCTCAGGTCCTATTTCCCTAAGTGCCAAAATTGAAAGGAAGGGATACACCCCAGGTGAGAATAAGTAAATGATTCATAATGCAACTGATAACCTCGTTAGTCATGTattaataagttaatagaaGTATCATACTGTGCAGATCATTGCATTGATCAGTAATGACACAAAAGATGATTAACCGTTGGTAGAAATGTAGAGAAACTTCAATTAACCTCTCCTCAACCTTTCTCTGACTCTGTAGGAGAGTCGATCCAGATCTTTGCTGAGATTGAGAACTGCTCGTCCCGCATGGTGGTGCCAAAGGCAGCCATCTACCAGACCCAGACCTTCTATGCCAAAGGGAAGATGAAGGAGGTCAAGCAGCTGGTTGCCAACCTGCGCGGAGAGTCTCTGTCCTCGGGCAAAACGGAGACCTGGAGCGGCAAGATGCTGAAGATCCCACCCGTCTCGCCCTCCATCCTGGACTGCAGCATCATCAGAGTGGAGTACTCCCTCATGGTGAGTGCTGTCTTACTGTATTTGAGCCACTCTCACCCCATTTAACACAACTCcccctttcttcttttttgtttgccAGGGATCATTGGCATAGACAAATAGGTGTTTCTGCCCTCATTACAGTCTCCTCTTGTCCTTATTATCACCATTACTCAGCAGCATTATCGGTACAGAATCAATATTTCCTAATAGGCCAACAACAACTCCCTCAGGGTAAAGGACCTGGCTGACTCAGCTCGCATTGCCAAATCTGGGCCTTTGGATTGCACCAGGTGTTATCTCCACATGCTGCTAAGAGCATTAGCCCAGAATATCTTTGGTAACACCTGCCTTGAGGGTGCTTATAACCTCTTTACCTTGCGAACAGACAGCCACCAGGCGCGGGCTCTACCTTGCATAAGCAACCGACCTCAAGTCATTGACCCACATATTGTTGGATGACTGCACAACCCAGTTAGTCCAGACTAGCATGTTTTTTATCTTATAGAGGATTAAAAAGCTGTTTCATTTCAGCTCCAAAGCCCCTTCATTTACTAGTTCGCAGCACATTTATTCTACCTCAGAATGACTTGCATATTCTAACCTGCTGTGGTGTCCTCATGTCAGGTTTACGTGGACATACCTGGGGCGATAAACCTGTCCCTGAACCTGCCCCTGGTCATCGGGACCATCCCCCTCCACCCCTTCGGCTCCCGGACCTCCAGCGTCAGCAGCCAGTGCAGCATGAGCTGGCTGGGCATGGGGCTGCCTGAAAGGCCTGAAGGTAGGGTCGGATCTCAAGGTCACGATACAGATTTATAACTATTCCTTGATTATACTTTCCAAGAATGCTAACCTGTGGCTCGCTCTtcctctgcagctcctccaagCTATGCAGAAATTGTGACAGAAGAGCAGAGGCGGAGCAGTCTGGACGTCCCAGCAGCCCGCGAGGAGCTGGACGGACCTCTCTTCGCCTACATTCACGAGTTCCGCTTCCAGCCTCCTCCTCTGTACTCTGAGGTAAGCACCAAATTAAGTATTAGTCCattatatatttctattacagactaaattaaataaagtgttTCAATATATAAaccctctttttctcctcccccACTCCAGATCGATCCTAATCCAGATCATGCCAGACGCACAGAGGAGCGCCGGCTCGACGCTTGTCCATCACGCTGAAGGGTATTCCTGAAATTCCCCCTGACCGACTTGGGGATCTCTACAGAAACCTGCTTGCAAGGCTCagctttgtttatttttctccaaCAGCGACGTTCACACAACGCTGTTGCCatcaagagaaaaacaaagcatccaaccaaccaacaaagaCTTGGACAGTTGAGTTGGGTTGGACAAATCTGTTCCTGCCTTCCCTCAGCGAGAGAAATAGGAGTCACTAGTTTGGGGCATCGCTTCCTCAGCCTGCTGAGGGATGGATGTATACAGATGAACACATATTCAGTCTGTGTGACTAAACCCCACTGGTAGCGAGAGCCCTGGCGATACTATTGACGATGAAGAATCAGCGAGCCTCAGCCTACCAAGCTCTTCTTTAACCCCTTGATTATTCTGTACTCATGGCACATAAGGACATGGCTTCTCACACAAAGGGCAGGAGTAATCATGTCCCGACTTCAGCAGAAGAAAACGGCACGAAAACGGCacgaagagagaaaaataacaaCGTTCTAACCACCATATAGTCTGTATGAATGAGAGCATTCAGCAGTCAACAACAGAGCAAAGACTAGGTCCTCCTGCCTCATTTTTGgatttttgttttgcacattttattCTTTACTTGAGTTGTGTGGCTCTGTTTAATGagaactgaagaaaaaaaaaatcactaataGTTTGGTTCCAGCCTTGTAATGCGCCAGACTAAGAATATGAGACTGCAGGCTTAACTTTTAAGACTTTTATCTGCATATAACTTTGAGCAACGCTGAGAACAGGAttttggaaaaagaaaagaaagattgACAAGGACAAGAACAATGCACTGAATTTGTTTTAAGatatttctttttctccttATGACATTTCCTCAGTGACTTACAACGACTAGACTGGACTTTTACAAACAACTGCAGCACATTATCTCCATCTGGAAGCTCTTTAAGATGTTGCCTCCTCAGCTTGGATCCACGTGTGGCTTCCCTCCTCTTCTAGTTTAgttctgttgtttttgtatttagCTCCAATCGTAGAATAGCTTTTAGCCTTTTTTGTGTTGAGGTTGCTCTGGATTTGGACTAGGAGGGTTGCAGACCTGCATTTGCCGCTCAAATTGTAGCTGAGGAGAAaagtgtgagtctgtgtgtgagtgtgtgcgtgatCGGAGAGGGTGGTACATTGCGGAGGGACTTGCCTCACCCTAATTACCTGCAGCCCCTCTACTCCTTATCTCAGGGCAAGCCAGGCTTGCATAACTGCCCAAAAAGCACTGTATCAGGTGGTCGTCTCACTTGCCAAacggttggaaaaaaaagagaaaaaatgttgtttttttgttttaaattgcactgttaaaaataatgactttttttttttttttaaactaccaAAACAAGAGAATAGACTGCAAAGAAGCAAGGCAGCTTTCTGAGATTTATCACATTCCCTTTTTGTCCTGCTGCATTTGCCCAGTTCATCCAACAAACACTTAGATTTTACCAGACCAGTGAAGCCAGAATGCTCgctataaaaagaaaagaaggaaaaagaggagTGACGCTGCTTCTGCGTTAAAGGAGCAAACCCAGCACAAATGAAAAGCTGGGGACGTTGCTAAACCTCTGTTCAGACTGGTCAGAACAAGTAGTAGTAGGTTGACATGAGTAATACATTGGTTTTCTAACTCATTCAACACAAAAAGACCAGTTGCAACAGAGGTTTGACAtagtcaggaaaaaaaaaagaaaagcagcagttttttgataaaataataataaaaaaaaaaaagcattcaatGGTGAAGGTCTGGAGAAAAACCatttggtactaaccatgttatactagagGATTTTTCAGTAAAGCAGTGTTGTGTAGGACTTTAAtgcattatttaatttttttttttaagattagtgacttttttttttaaagtttacatTTTAGCTG from Sebastes fasciatus isolate fSebFas1 chromosome 6, fSebFas1.pri, whole genome shotgun sequence includes the following:
- the arrdc3a gene encoding arrestin domain-containing protein 3a isoform X1; this encodes MVLGKVKSFTVSYDCLNDSNVPVFSSGDCVSGRVIIEVTGEIRVKSLKIHAKGFAKVRWTESRNAGSNTAYTQNYTEEVEYLNHKDILIGHERDDDNSEEGLTTIHSGRHEYAFSLELPQTPLATSFEGKHGSVRYWVKAELHRPWLLPMKTKKEFTVFEHIDINTPLLLSPQAGTKDKTLCCWFCTSGPISLSAKIERKGYTPGESIQIFAEIENCSSRMVVPKAAIYQTQTFYAKGKMKEVKQLVANLRGESLSSGKTETWSGKMLKIPPVSPSILDCSIIRVEYSLMVYVDIPGAINLSLNLPLVIGTIPLHPFGSRTSSVSSQCSMSWLGMGLPERPEAPPSYAEIVTEEQRRSSLDVPAAREELDGPLFAYIHEFRFQPPPLYSEIDPNPDHARRTEERRLDACPSR
- the arrdc3a gene encoding arrestin domain-containing protein 3a isoform X3; this encodes MVVPKAAIYQTQTFYAKGKMKEVKQLVANLRGESLSSGKTETWSGKMLKIPPVSPSILDCSIIRVEYSLMVYVDIPGAINLSLNLPLVIGTIPLHPFGSRTSSVSSQCSMSWLGMGLPERPEAPPSYAEIVTEEQRRSSLDVPAAREELDGPLFAYIHEFRFQPPPLYSEIDPNPDHARRTEERRLDACPSR
- the arrdc3a gene encoding arrestin domain-containing protein 3a isoform X2; protein product: MVYMCLEYCPPCFSDDDNSEEGLTTIHSGRHEYAFSLELPQTPLATSFEGKHGSVRYWVKAELHRPWLLPMKTKKEFTVFEHIDINTPLLLSPQAGTKDKTLCCWFCTSGPISLSAKIERKGYTPGESIQIFAEIENCSSRMVVPKAAIYQTQTFYAKGKMKEVKQLVANLRGESLSSGKTETWSGKMLKIPPVSPSILDCSIIRVEYSLMVYVDIPGAINLSLNLPLVIGTIPLHPFGSRTSSVSSQCSMSWLGMGLPERPEAPPSYAEIVTEEQRRSSLDVPAAREELDGPLFAYIHEFRFQPPPLYSEIDPNPDHARRTEERRLDACPSR